In one window of Chiloscyllium plagiosum isolate BGI_BamShark_2017 unplaced genomic scaffold, ASM401019v2 scaf_1942, whole genome shotgun sequence DNA:
- the LOC122547905 gene encoding atherin-like: MKNCPTQKAAQPVPTAVGGAAALTPPPSKSTPPAPKPGACNAAASGREGGERPAGQKARKKTRRVRPAHGKTTLSPSLEPSPRPAPPWHDNAPAAMPASPRTGTLTLKPLNPYLILTPHLLPTPIEKPLGIQRLPLALQHLARGTPSPSPTQPRPGTNLGGTTAAPPPAATVSPGPERELDSCPAHPLPHLINWGGAGSDTANPPHTGHAPCLPPAIRIPGKAGGSDLGPHDHRGGWGGEGL, translated from the coding sequence ATGAAAAACTgtcccacccagaaggctgcccagcccgtGCCAACGGCTGTTGGTGGTGCCGCCGCACTCACTCCCCCTCCCTCGAAGTCAACACCTCCAGCACCGAAGCCAGGGGCTTGCAATGCtgcagcctctggcagggaggggggtgagcgtccggcTGGCCAGAAGGCGCGGAAAAAGACGCGACGCGTCAGACCTGCCCACGGGAAGACCACACTATCCCCTTCCCTGGaacctagcccacgacctgccccgccctggcacgacaatgcccctgcggccATGCCAGCGTCGCCCCGCACGGGAACCCTGACCCTCAAACCCCTGAACCCATACCTGATCCTGACCCCACACCTACTCCCCACCCCGATAGAGAAACCCCTCGGGATTCAACGCCTGCCCCTGGCACTGCAACACCTCGCCCGCgggaccccgagcccgagcccaACCCAGCCAcgccctggcactaacctggggggaaccaccgctgCTCCACCTCCTGCAGCGACCGTGTCTCCGGGCCCGGAAAGGGAACTGGACTCCTGCCCTGctcaccccctccctcacctGATAAACTGgggcggggcaggaagtgacacggctAACCCTCCCCACActggccacgccccctgtcttcccccagccattcGTATTcctggaaaggctggggggagTGACCTCGGTCCCCATGACCACCGAGGCGGGTGGGGAGGAGAAGGCCTATAA